Below is a genomic region from Tepidiforma bonchosmolovskayae.
TACGAGAGCGGCGCCATCACCCGGCTCGGCTCCATCCAGGACCAGAACACCGTCACCGACTACGACGAAGATGAGCACCGCCGGAAGTTCAGCCTGAACCTCGCGCTGGCGCCGCTCGAGTGGGAGGGCCGCAAGATCAACATCATTGATACCCCCGGGTACGCTGATTTCGTCTCGGAGGTCATCTGCGGGGCGCACGCCGCGGACCTCGCCGTGGTCGTGGTCGATGCCGTTTCGGGCCCCGAGGTGGGGACCGACCGGGCGTGGAGCATCGCCGAGAAGCTGGGGCTGCCGAGGCTGATTGTCATCAACCGCATGGACCGTGAGAATGCGAACTTCGCAAACGTTCTCGCGGCCCTGCAGGAGCGGTGGGGGCACCGGGTCATGCCTTTGCAGCTGCCCATCGGGGCCCACGAGGCGTTCACGGGCGTCGTCGACCTCCTCCACATGAAGGCCTACGTCGGCGAGCAGGCCGACGAAGTGGACGTGCCCGATGAACTGCGCGAAGAAGCGGAGCGGCTCCGGGCACAGCTCATCGAGGGCATCGTCGAAACCGACGAAGAGCTGATGACCAAGTATTTTGCCGATGAGGAGCTTTCGGAGGACGAACTCCGCCGGGTGCTCCACGGCGGGCTCGACCACAACCTGATCTTCCCGATCGTCTGCGCCTCGGCGACGAAACTGATCGGTGTGCGGCAGCTGCTCCACACCATCGCATTCAGCGGCCCGTCGCCGGCCGACCGTGACCCGATCGACGCCGGCGGCATCAAGGTGACGGCCGACCCCTCGGCGCCCCCGGTCGCGCTGGTATTCAAAACTGCGGCCGATCCGTTCGTGGGCCGGCTGAGCTACCTGCGCGTCTTTTCGGGGCGGGTGACAACCGACTCCCACCTGTGGAATGCGAACCGGCAGGCCGACGAGCGGCTGGGGACGCTGTACATCCAGCGCGGGAAGGAACAAATTCCCGTGACCGAACTCGTGGCGGGCGACATCGGCGTGGTGGCGAAACTTGCCCACACCGGGACGGGCGACACGCTCGGCAGCCGGGAGCGGCCGGTCACGCTTCCGCCGATGCAGTTCCCTGCCCCGGTATTCAGCATGGCCGTGCGCCCGGTTGGGAAGGGGGCCGTCGACAAGCTCGGGCCGAGCCTCCAGCGCATGGTCGAGGAGGACCCGGGGCTCCGCCTCGACCGCGACCCCGGGACGGGCGAACTGATCCTTTCCGGCCTGGGCGACGCGCACCTCGAGGTGACGGTCGAGCGGCTGAAGCGGAAGTTCAATGTCGAGGTCGAACTGGCGCTGCCGCGGGTGCCCTACCGGGAAACCATTACCCGGAAAGCTTCGGCGGAGTACACGCACAAGAAACAGACGGGGGGCCACGGCCAGTACGGCCGCGTGCTGCTGGAGGTGGAGCCGCTGCCGCGTGGGTCAGGCATCAGGTTCGGCGAGCGGGTGGTCGGCGGCGCCGTGCCGAAGGAGTTCATCCCCGCCGTCGAGAAAGGTGTGCTGGAGACGGCGGCGGGCGGGATCATCGCCGGCTACGAGCTGACGGACTGCCAGGTCACGCTGGTTGACGGCAAGCACCACCCGGTGGATTCCAACGAGATGTCGTTCAAGCTGGCGGCTTCGCAGGCGCTCAAGGAGGCCGTCCAGGGGGCGGGGCCGATCCTGCTTGAACCAATCATGCTTATCCGCGTGTACGTACCTGACGAGTTCGCCGGGGACATCGTGGGCGACCTGAATACCAAGCGGGCCCGCATCCATGGCATCAATCCGGACGGGGGAATGAGCGTCATCGAAGCGGAGGTCCCGCTGGCGGAGGTGCAGCGGTATGCGTCCGACCTCCGGTCGCTCACCCAGGGCCGCGGCGTGTTCGAGCTGACGTTCGACCACTACGGCGAGGTGCCGGCGAACATCGCCCAGCGCGTCATCTCTGAGCACAAGAAAGCGCTCGAGGAGGCGCACGCCCACTGACTGGCCGGGAGCCGTCGGGGGTCAGGGGCTGCCTTCGGCAGTAACGTTCGGCAGGATCCGCCTGAACGGGAACTGCGGCGGGCCGCTGGCGGAGCCGGAGCGCTGGACCGTCACGGTGATGGTGACGGGCTGCAGTGAGCCGAGCAGCGGCTCGACCATGACCGTGCCGCTCGTAGCGCCCGGCGGGAGCACGCTCGGGTCGATGCGGATTTCGAGAACCGAATCCATGCCGGCCTGCGCAACCCGCGGACTGGCCGAAACGAC
It encodes:
- the fusA gene encoding elongation factor G is translated as MKVYPTEAIRNVVLVGHGSVGKTSLAEAALYESGAITRLGSIQDQNTVTDYDEDEHRRKFSLNLALAPLEWEGRKINIIDTPGYADFVSEVICGAHAADLAVVVVDAVSGPEVGTDRAWSIAEKLGLPRLIVINRMDRENANFANVLAALQERWGHRVMPLQLPIGAHEAFTGVVDLLHMKAYVGEQADEVDVPDELREEAERLRAQLIEGIVETDEELMTKYFADEELSEDELRRVLHGGLDHNLIFPIVCASATKLIGVRQLLHTIAFSGPSPADRDPIDAGGIKVTADPSAPPVALVFKTAADPFVGRLSYLRVFSGRVTTDSHLWNANRQADERLGTLYIQRGKEQIPVTELVAGDIGVVAKLAHTGTGDTLGSRERPVTLPPMQFPAPVFSMAVRPVGKGAVDKLGPSLQRMVEEDPGLRLDRDPGTGELILSGLGDAHLEVTVERLKRKFNVEVELALPRVPYRETITRKASAEYTHKKQTGGHGQYGRVLLEVEPLPRGSGIRFGERVVGGAVPKEFIPAVEKGVLETAAGGIIAGYELTDCQVTLVDGKHHPVDSNEMSFKLAASQALKEAVQGAGPILLEPIMLIRVYVPDEFAGDIVGDLNTKRARIHGINPDGGMSVIEAEVPLAEVQRYASDLRSLTQGRGVFELTFDHYGEVPANIAQRVISEHKKALEEAHAH